From the Candidatus Cloacimonadota bacterium genome, the window TCGGGGATGCCAGTTTGTGGCTGGCTCAGGAAATGGAAAATATCGAATTCCGCGATGTTTCAATCCCTTTAATTTCCAATGTGGACGCCCTTCCCGCCACCGCTGGCATGCAAAGCCGGGAAAAACTTGTGCGCCAGATTGTGTCTCCCGTGTTGTGGGTGGCAAGCGTGCAAACCATGCTGAATTCAGGCGTTAAACGCTTCATCGAGTTCGGCCCGCAAAAAGTTTTGAGTGGTTTGATAAAGACCATTGACAAGGAAGCCGAGGTTTTAAACTTTGGCACGGTTGCCGAATTGGATAGTTTACTTTCGGCACTTAATTAAATGAGATAAAAATTATGGATACAGCAAAATACAATCTTCAGGGCAAAACTGTGGTGGTCACCGGCTCGGCTCGCGGCATTGGATTTGCCATCGCTGAGGCTTTCGCAGCCCAGGGTGCGCACACCGTGATTTTGGATTTGAATTCCGAAAGCGTCGAAAATGCCGTGCAAAGCCTTATGCAGCAAGGATATTCCGCTTCCGGAAAGTTGGCTGACGTGACCAACGGCGCCGCCATGGAAGCGGTTTTCGCCGAAGTGGAAAAAGAGCGCGGCGGCATCGACTGCCTTGTAAATAACGCAGGCGTCACGCGCGACAACCTGATGCTGCGCATGAAGGAAGAGGATTGGAAGCTGGTTTTGGACATCAACCTCACCGGCACCTTCATCGCCACCCAAAAAGTTTTTAAACACATGATGAGGGCGCGCAAAGGCTCCATCATCAACATTGCCAGCGTGATAGGCCTCATGGGCAACGCCGGTCAGGCAAATTATGCTGCCTCCAAGGGCGGTGTGATTGCCTTCACAAAAAGTTGCGCCAAGGAATTTGCCGCCCGCAATGTGCGTGTGAACGCCATCGCGCCCGGTTTCATCGAAACCGAAATGACAGCCTCTCTGCCCGAAGACGTTGTGGCAGCTTACGCGGGTGCGATTCCTCTGCGCAAAATGGGCTCTCCTGCCGATGTGGCAAAGCTTTGCCTGTTTTTGGCATCGGACGACAGCGCCTACATCACTGGTCAAACCATCGCCATCGATGGTGGCTTGACCATGCACTAAACAAATTGAAAGGGAAACCCTTCAAAATAGAAAATACACTTCAATAAACATAGGAGGAAAAATGGATATTGAAGCCAAAGTCAAACAGCTCGTAATGGATAAGCTCGGAGTGGAAGAATCTCAGATTGTTCCTTCCGCGAACTTCCAGGACGACCTTCGCGCCGACTCTCTGGACACAGTGGAACTGGTCATGGCGTTTGAAGAAGAGTTCGACATCCAAATTCCTGACGAAGATCAGGATAAACTCCGTACAGTCGGACAGGCCATCGACTACCTCAAAGAAAAACTGGCCTAAATCAAAAACAGTGAATCAATCCTGATGGCCAACCCGTCATCAGGATTGATTCCACCTTTTTAAGAACCTTTTCCCGCTTTTTGCGGCAAAAAAGACCGGTCAGCCGGAGCGACGATTTTTTCTAAGAATCCTCAGCCCGGCTAAACCGCACATCGAACACGAGGACCCGGATATGAAAAAAAGAGTGGTTATTACAGGCATGGGGGCACTCACCCCGGTGGGAAACACCATGGCCGAAACTTGGAACAACTTGGTGAAAGGCGTTTCTGGAGTGGATCTGATCACCAGCTTCGACACCTCCGCCCTGAGCGCGAAAATCGCCGCGCAAATCAAGAATTTCAATCCAGAAGAGCATTTCGACGTAAAGGAAGCCCGCAAACTGGATACCTACAGCCAATATTCAATTGTGGCGGCACGTGAAGCCATCAAAGACGCCGGCATCGACCTCACCAAAGTGAATGGAAAACGCGTGGGCGTTATCACTGGCGTGGGCATTGGCGGAATCCGCACTTTTGAAGAGGAAACCGTGAAATTCCATGAGCAGGGACCCCGCCGTGTGAGCCCTTTCTTTATTCCCAAGATGATTTCGAACATCGCCGCGGCTCACATCGCCATCGAAAACGGTTTCAGAGGACCAAACTTTAGCATCGTCAGCGCTTGTGCCAGCGCCAATCACGCAATCGGAACCTCTTTCCGTGCCCTCCAATATGGAGATGCGGACATCATCATCAGCGGTGGCGCCGAAGCTGCCGTGACGGGATTGGCAATTGCCGGTTTTTGCTCTCTGCGCGCGCTTTCCACCCGCAACGACGATCCCAAAACAGCGTCGCGCCCCTTCGATGCTGGCAGAGACGGTTTTGTGATGAGCGAAGGCGCGGCTTTTCTGGTTTTTGAAGAGCTGGAACACGCCCTGGCACGCGGAGCCAGGATTTATGCCGAAGTGGCTGGATATGCTGCCACAGACGATGCTTACCACATCACAGCACCCCTGGATGATGGTTCCGGAAGCGCGGATGCCATGCTGGGCGCGATCGCCGACGCGGGACTCAAACCCACGGACATTCAATACTTGAACGCGCACGGAACTTCCACACCCTTGAACGACAAAGGTGAAACTCTTTCCATCAAGAGCTGCTTTGGCGAGCATGCCCGCAAGCTGAAAATAAACTCCACCAAATCCATGGTGGGTCACATGTTGGGCGCTGCTGCCGGCATCGAAGCCATCGCCTGTGTGAAATCCATCCAAACGGGCATCCTGCATCCCACCATAAACCAGTTTGAACAAGACCCTGACTGTGATCTGGACTATATTCCCAACACAGCTCAAAACTTGGAAGTGACTGCGGCTCTTTCCAATTCGCTTGGTTTTGGCGGTCATAACGCCGCTCTGGTGATCACAAAATACGAATAACCGAAGTCAAATTATGCGCGTGTCACGAAGCAAGAGGCGGATTTGAACAAAATAGTTAAGAAAATCATCGACTATTTTAACGGGAAAAAGATTTCAGAACGCTATCCCAAATGGGAAAAAGGCTTGACCCAACTGCAAAAGAGGATTGAATACAATTTTCATGACC encodes:
- the fabG gene encoding 3-oxoacyl-[acyl-carrier-protein] reductase; this encodes MDTAKYNLQGKTVVVTGSARGIGFAIAEAFAAQGAHTVILDLNSESVENAVQSLMQQGYSASGKLADVTNGAAMEAVFAEVEKERGGIDCLVNNAGVTRDNLMLRMKEEDWKLVLDINLTGTFIATQKVFKHMMRARKGSIINIASVIGLMGNAGQANYAASKGGVIAFTKSCAKEFAARNVRVNAIAPGFIETEMTASLPEDVVAAYAGAIPLRKMGSPADVAKLCLFLASDDSAYITGQTIAIDGGLTMH
- a CDS encoding acyl carrier protein, which produces MDIEAKVKQLVMDKLGVEESQIVPSANFQDDLRADSLDTVELVMAFEEEFDIQIPDEDQDKLRTVGQAIDYLKEKLA
- the fabF gene encoding beta-ketoacyl-ACP synthase II, whose product is MKKRVVITGMGALTPVGNTMAETWNNLVKGVSGVDLITSFDTSALSAKIAAQIKNFNPEEHFDVKEARKLDTYSQYSIVAAREAIKDAGIDLTKVNGKRVGVITGVGIGGIRTFEEETVKFHEQGPRRVSPFFIPKMISNIAAAHIAIENGFRGPNFSIVSACASANHAIGTSFRALQYGDADIIISGGAEAAVTGLAIAGFCSLRALSTRNDDPKTASRPFDAGRDGFVMSEGAAFLVFEELEHALARGARIYAEVAGYAATDDAYHITAPLDDGSGSADAMLGAIADAGLKPTDIQYLNAHGTSTPLNDKGETLSIKSCFGEHARKLKINSTKSMVGHMLGAAAGIEAIACVKSIQTGILHPTINQFEQDPDCDLDYIPNTAQNLEVTAALSNSLGFGGHNAALVITKYE